One segment of Streptobacillus felis DNA contains the following:
- a CDS encoding cation:proton antiporter, giving the protein MLLSIGLILIFSILFGNIFEKINLPKIIPYIFIGIIFSNKIDLSLINISAEIRKIALVIILIRAGLTLDYTVLKSMGKSSILMCFLPATIEIIGTLIFAPLIFNISIIDSLILGSVIAAVSPAIVVPRMINLINKGYDKVPQLILAGASMDDIFVITLFTIFMTIEKTGVVTLNQIFILPLSIILAIIFAIIFKYISIYIFKIIKDDTFRIIIFFALSLIILELEKYLPIASLLSITLVAMLLKKEETELANKFKITYEKMWKLFEILLFVLIGANLKISSVFDYGLLALSLLIITQIFRMVGVFLSLLGNKFNKYEKIFAMGAYLPKATVQAAIGAIPLASGVKSGELILTIAILSILITAPIGALFIDNFYEKLLQKK; this is encoded by the coding sequence ATGCTATTATCTATAGGTCTAATATTAATATTTTCTATCTTATTTGGAAATATATTTGAAAAAATTAATCTACCTAAAATAATACCCTACATATTTATAGGAATAATATTTTCAAATAAAATAGATTTATCATTAATAAATATTTCAGCAGAAATAAGAAAAATTGCTTTAGTAATTATATTAATTAGAGCAGGGTTAACATTAGATTATACTGTGCTTAAAAGTATGGGAAAATCAAGTATATTGATGTGTTTTTTACCTGCAACTATAGAAATTATTGGAACATTAATATTTGCCCCTTTAATTTTTAATATTTCGATAATAGATTCATTAATACTAGGTTCAGTAATTGCAGCTGTTTCACCTGCAATAGTAGTACCAAGGATGATAAATTTAATAAATAAAGGATATGATAAAGTTCCACAACTTATACTTGCAGGGGCAAGTATGGATGATATTTTTGTAATAACTCTATTTACTATTTTTATGACCATAGAAAAAACTGGTGTAGTTACATTAAATCAAATTTTTATACTACCTTTAAGTATAATACTTGCAATAATATTTGCAATAATATTTAAATATATATCAATATATATATTTAAAATCATAAAAGATGATACTTTTAGAATTATAATATTTTTTGCATTATCATTAATAATATTAGAATTAGAGAAGTATTTACCTATAGCAAGTTTATTATCAATAACATTGGTTGCTATGTTGTTAAAAAAAGAAGAAACAGAACTTGCTAATAAATTTAAAATAACTTATGAAAAAATGTGGAAGTTATTTGAAATATTATTATTTGTATTAATAGGAGCTAATCTAAAAATTTCTAGTGTATTTGATTATGGTTTATTAGCATTATCACTACTTATAATAACTCAAATTTTTAGAATGGTAGGTGTATTCTTATCTTTATTAGGTAATAAATTTAATAAATATGAAAAAATATTTGCAATGGGAGCATATTTACCTAAAGCAACAGTACAGGCAGCAATAGGTGCAATACCACTTGCAAGTGGTGTGAAATCTGGTGAATTGATATTAACCATAGCAATATTATCTATACTTATAACAGCACCTATTGGAGCTTTATTTATAGATAATTTTTATGAAAAATTATTACAAAAAAAATAG
- the nagB gene encoding glucosamine-6-phosphate deaminase — protein sequence MRLLIVKNAKEVGKWSAYHIAQEILKFNPTKERPFVLGLPTGSTPLETYKNLIELNKKGIISFENIITFNMDEYVGLAPEHDQSYHYFMHRNFFDHIDIKKENINILNGLAEDLQVECQRYEDKIKSVGGIHLFLGGVGEDGHIAFNEPGSSLSSRTRDKELTQDTIVVNSRFFDNDITKVPKLALTVGVGTITDSKEVLIMANGPKKAYAIHKGIEEGVNHLWTISALQLHRKAIIVIDEDAALELKVKTYRYFKDIEAENLDFDKMEKELLALKK from the coding sequence ATGAGATTACTTATTGTTAAAAACGCAAAAGAAGTAGGAAAATGGAGCGCATATCATATAGCACAAGAAATTTTAAAGTTTAATCCTACAAAAGAAAGACCTTTCGTATTAGGGTTACCTACAGGATCAACACCATTAGAAACATATAAGAATTTAATAGAATTAAATAAAAAAGGAATTATTTCTTTTGAAAATATCATCACTTTTAATATGGATGAATATGTTGGACTAGCTCCAGAACATGATCAAAGCTATCACTATTTCATGCATAGAAACTTTTTTGATCATATAGATATTAAAAAAGAAAATATAAATATATTGAATGGATTAGCTGAAGATTTACAAGTTGAATGTCAAAGATATGAAGATAAAATTAAATCAGTAGGTGGGATACATCTATTTTTAGGTGGAGTAGGAGAAGATGGACATATTGCATTTAATGAGCCAGGATCTTCATTATCTTCAAGAACTAGAGATAAAGAACTAACTCAAGATACTATAGTTGTGAATTCAAGATTCTTTGATAACGATATTACAAAAGTACCTAAACTTGCATTAACTGTAGGAGTAGGAACAATAACAGATTCTAAAGAAGTATTAATTATGGCTAATGGACCTAAAAAAGCTTATGCTATACATAAAGGTATAGAAGAAGGTGTAAATCATTTATGGACTATATCAGCATTACAACTTCATAGAAAAGCTATTATAGTAATAGATGAAGACGCTGCACTTGAATTAAAAGTTAAGACTTACAGATATTTCAAGGATATAGAAGCAGAAAATTTAGATTTTGATAAAATGGAAAAAGAGTTATTAGCATTAAAAAAATAG
- a CDS encoding NFACT family protein, translated as MIYLDSVGINFLVKELKAELLNFKVNKIIQYDSNSFSLFFSKKQLFFQTKDNESIIYLKEPKEDNVNFSSSFLLSLKKYLDHAELVNIELLNNDRIIRIEFKRVNILGNLDTTYIIFEMMGRHSNIFLLNEEEKIINILNNNTSIENRRFYSINSPYEYFSNDKSELNSDKLFTSPEEMISEVSGIGKIFANDTYDNLELRKKYISEYIPYIFTSNDKYYITYNNFKKFENYESNIYESLNKALNEYFTTFINTSLLRNKKSNIEKVVNNRIKKNVKILKNIENDINRDKNYDEYKNIGDLLTSYLYLIKPRMETIEVYDYINNCNVNIELNPNKTPSDNLKIYYNKYRKGKKSIQIANERKILINDELNYLEEILDFVKRENDFLGLVEIEKELGIYKEKNNKKIKEKKRELLKFTIDDFDIFVGRNHTENNFLTFEKAKNHDIWLHVRDIPGSHVIIITNKRKVPENVLYEAAKLAALNSKGVGNKVVDYTERSNVKRVNKFGNVTFNNFKSLEIK; from the coding sequence GTGATATATTTAGATAGTGTTGGGATTAACTTTTTAGTTAAAGAATTAAAAGCTGAATTATTAAATTTTAAAGTAAATAAAATAATTCAATATGACAGTAATTCTTTTTCTTTATTTTTCTCAAAAAAACAACTTTTTTTTCAAACAAAAGACAATGAATCTATAATATATTTAAAAGAACCAAAAGAAGATAATGTTAATTTTTCATCTTCTTTTCTTTTATCTTTAAAGAAGTATTTAGATCATGCTGAATTAGTAAATATTGAATTATTAAATAATGATAGAATAATAAGAATAGAATTTAAAAGAGTAAATATACTTGGAAATCTAGATACAACATATATAATATTTGAAATGATGGGTAGACATTCTAATATATTCTTATTAAACGAAGAAGAGAAAATAATCAATATTTTAAATAATAATACAAGTATAGAAAATAGAAGATTTTACTCAATAAATAGTCCTTATGAATATTTTAGTAATGATAAATCAGAACTTAACTCAGATAAGCTATTTACTAGTCCAGAAGAAATGATTAGTGAAGTTTCAGGTATAGGAAAAATATTTGCAAATGACACATATGATAACCTAGAATTAAGAAAAAAATATATAAGCGAATATATTCCATATATATTTACTAGTAATGACAAATACTACATAACTTACAACAACTTCAAAAAGTTTGAAAACTACGAATCTAATATATATGAGAGTTTAAATAAAGCTTTAAATGAATATTTCACTACATTTATAAATACATCACTTTTAAGAAATAAGAAGAGTAATATAGAAAAAGTAGTAAATAATAGAATCAAAAAAAATGTTAAAATATTAAAAAATATTGAAAATGACATAAATAGAGATAAAAATTATGATGAGTATAAAAATATTGGTGACCTTTTAACTAGTTATCTTTATCTAATTAAACCCAGAATGGAAACTATAGAAGTATATGACTATATTAATAATTGTAATGTTAATATAGAATTAAATCCAAATAAAACCCCATCTGATAATCTAAAAATTTATTATAACAAGTATAGAAAAGGAAAAAAATCTATACAAATTGCAAATGAAAGAAAAATATTAATAAATGATGAATTAAATTATTTAGAGGAAATACTAGACTTTGTAAAAAGAGAAAATGACTTTTTAGGATTAGTAGAAATAGAAAAAGAGTTAGGTATTTATAAAGAGAAAAACAATAAAAAAATAAAAGAGAAAAAAAGAGAATTATTAAAATTTACTATAGATGATTTTGATATTTTTGTTGGAAGAAATCATACAGAAAATAATTTCCTTACTTTTGAAAAAGCTAAAAACCATGATATATGGCTACATGTTAGAGACATTCCAGGATCACATGTAATAATAATTACAAACAAAAGAAAAGTACCAGAAAATGTCTTATATGAAGCAGCAAAACTTGCAGCATTAAATTCTAAAGGTGTAGGTAACAAAGTTGTAGATTATACTGAAAGATCTAACGTAAAAAGAGTAAATAAATTTGGTAATGTTACTTTTAATAATTTTAAAAGTTTAGAAATTAAATAG
- a CDS encoding MarR family transcriptional regulator has protein sequence MYNKMEVLIDDFYKTYYKMEEINLNLVIKCLTTTELHIIECIGLEKITMKELSTRLGITMGTTSIAINKLEEKKFINRTRSKTDKRKVYVSLNKKGQIAYNYHGNFHTTTLEKVTKNIPKERLDIFLDTFEELLNNLKSLKLNLEPENLTHFSKGDKVEVSEVKGNSVIRLALSEMGIQLKTSIEILDIHNDSIRIRINGHEKLISKDHALYVFAIKKENDL, from the coding sequence ATGTATAATAAAATGGAAGTTTTAATAGATGATTTCTATAAAACTTATTACAAAATGGAAGAAATAAATTTAAATCTAGTAATAAAGTGTCTTACTACTACTGAATTACATATAATTGAGTGTATAGGACTTGAAAAAATAACTATGAAAGAATTATCAACAAGACTTGGTATAACTATGGGAACTACATCTATAGCTATTAACAAACTTGAAGAAAAGAAGTTCATAAATAGAACTAGATCTAAAACCGATAAAAGAAAAGTTTATGTTAGTTTAAATAAAAAAGGTCAAATTGCATATAACTATCACGGAAATTTTCATACTACTACTTTAGAAAAGGTTACAAAAAACATACCTAAAGAAAGACTTGATATTTTCTTAGATACTTTTGAAGAATTACTTAATAATTTAAAATCTTTAAAACTTAATCTTGAACCAGAAAATCTTACTCATTTTTCAAAAGGAGATAAAGTTGAAGTAAGTGAAGTAAAAGGTAATAGTGTAATTAGACTTGCTTTATCAGAAATGGGCATACAACTTAAAACATCTATTGAAATTTTAGATATACATAACGATTCAATAAGAATTAGAATTAACGGACATGAAAAATTAATTTCAAAAGATCATGCCCTATATGTATTTGCAATAAAAAAGGAGAATGACCTGTGA
- the rpe gene encoding ribulose-phosphate 3-epimerase, with amino-acid sequence MNKEIIIAPSLLAADFSRLKEEVIEIGKTRAKWLHLDVMDGNFVPNISFGADIIKAIRPHSNLYFDAHLMIEKPEWYIESIVKAGADNITIHVESTKHLHRALQLIKSYGVKAGVSINPSTDIDFLDNVIEELDLILVMTVNPGFGGQKFIDAMCQKIKRIREKYPHIDIQVDGGINNKTAILAKNAGANVLVAGSYVFSGNYEVRVNSLF; translated from the coding sequence ATGAATAAAGAAATTATTATTGCACCATCATTACTAGCAGCAGATTTTTCAAGATTAAAAGAAGAAGTAATTGAAATAGGTAAAACTCGTGCTAAATGGTTACATTTAGATGTAATGGACGGAAACTTTGTTCCAAACATTAGTTTTGGAGCTGATATTATTAAAGCAATAAGACCACATTCTAACCTATATTTTGATGCACACTTAATGATAGAAAAACCAGAATGGTATATAGAAAGTATTGTTAAAGCTGGTGCTGACAATATAACTATACATGTTGAATCAACTAAGCATTTACATAGAGCTTTACAATTAATAAAATCATATGGCGTAAAAGCTGGAGTATCTATTAATCCTTCTACTGACATAGACTTTTTAGATAATGTTATAGAAGAGTTAGATTTAATTTTAGTTATGACTGTAAATCCAGGATTTGGAGGTCAAAAATTCATAGATGCTATGTGTCAAAAAATCAAAAGAATTAGAGAAAAATATCCACATATAGATATACAAGTTGATGGAGGAATTAATAATAAAACTGCGATACTTGCTAAAAATGCAGGTGCAAATGTTTTAGTTGCTGGTTCATATGTATTCTCTGGAAACTATGAAGTAAGAGTAAATTCACTATTTTAA
- the rsgA gene encoding ribosome small subunit-dependent GTPase A: MHTKGKVIRKIQGFYFVYTYYDFKDIDDFEEKLIKCKLRGNLKLKNKKDNCIIGDNVIIDTELEVITEILERNNYLNRPLISNIDNLALTFSAKDPNFDIIQFQKLLLNIHKNELEPLLLITKSDLLSKDELNELDSILKNSFPYLKYFFISKESFEDFKRYIKDKNIIISGPSGVGKSTLINNILNQNVLITGEISQKTKKGKNTTVDTRFFPFGNGFIIDTPGFSSIEFPNFKNALEIKEYFPEIQELSLSCKFSNCIHIHEPNCNVKGNLNELRYDFYKLIYQNIKEGEN, encoded by the coding sequence ATGCACACAAAAGGAAAAGTTATACGTAAAATACAAGGTTTCTATTTTGTTTATACTTATTATGATTTTAAAGATATAGATGATTTTGAAGAAAAATTAATTAAATGTAAATTACGTGGAAATTTAAAACTAAAAAATAAAAAAGATAATTGTATTATTGGTGATAATGTTATTATAGATACAGAATTAGAAGTAATAACAGAAATATTAGAGAGAAATAATTATTTAAATAGACCATTAATATCTAATATAGATAATTTAGCACTTACTTTTTCTGCTAAAGATCCAAATTTTGATATTATACAATTTCAAAAATTATTATTAAATATACACAAAAATGAATTAGAACCTTTACTTTTAATTACAAAATCTGATTTATTATCAAAAGATGAACTAAATGAGTTAGATTCTATTTTAAAAAATAGTTTCCCTTATTTAAAATACTTCTTTATTTCAAAAGAAAGTTTTGAAGATTTTAAAAGATATATTAAAGATAAAAATATAATAATATCTGGTCCAAGTGGTGTTGGCAAATCTACTTTAATAAACAATATACTAAATCAAAATGTTTTAATTACTGGAGAGATTAGCCAAAAAACAAAAAAAGGTAAAAATACTACTGTAGATACAAGATTTTTCCCATTTGGAAATGGATTTATTATTGATACTCCAGGTTTTTCAAGTATAGAATTTCCTAACTTTAAAAATGCATTAGAAATTAAAGAATACTTTCCAGAAATACAGGAACTAAGTTTAAGTTGTAAATTTTCAAATTGTATACACATACATGAACCTAACTGTAATGTAAAAGGAAACTTAAATGAATTAAGATATGATTTTTATAAACTAATATATCAAAATATAAAAGAAGGAGAAAACTAA
- a CDS encoding PASTA domain-containing protein, translating to MFEKILNNKIAKITIISISLLIILTLGRSAFLNSFFNKRETVVPKVTSLHVDDATKLLKKFGLNYSIIESKSTEVPENFVFIQDPKPESIVKVRRTVNIWVNKANSVEIPDLTGKTLIEARRILEDFNIQIERIDYMPIENSEEELVLSIYPKVGSKIGTNQKISLLVSSKPLIESKIMPNLIGLDKNDAANILAQIGQSITFVTEANDPAFAQNVIIATNPLPGETIEKNTKISIVLNTGVEVDKTITEVIEQKVESKKIDNNIEEILNQTLKEVEKKEENNEHKSEGE from the coding sequence ATGTTTGAGAAAATATTAAATAACAAAATTGCTAAAATAACTATAATATCTATTTCATTATTAATAATACTAACATTAGGACGTTCTGCTTTTTTAAATTCTTTTTTTAATAAAAGAGAAACTGTAGTTCCTAAAGTTACATCACTACATGTTGATGATGCTACAAAATTGCTTAAAAAGTTTGGTTTAAATTATTCTATTATTGAATCTAAATCTACTGAAGTACCCGAAAACTTTGTTTTCATACAAGATCCTAAGCCTGAATCTATAGTTAAGGTTAGAAGAACTGTAAATATATGGGTAAATAAAGCAAATAGTGTAGAAATTCCTGATTTAACTGGTAAAACTCTAATAGAAGCAAGAAGAATACTTGAAGACTTTAATATACAAATCGAAAGAATAGACTATATGCCTATAGAAAATTCAGAAGAAGAATTAGTACTTTCTATTTATCCAAAAGTAGGAAGTAAGATTGGTACTAATCAAAAAATTTCATTGCTTGTATCTTCTAAACCATTAATTGAAAGTAAAATTATGCCTAATTTAATAGGATTAGATAAAAATGATGCTGCAAATATACTTGCTCAAATTGGTCAATCTATTACTTTTGTAACTGAAGCAAATGATCCTGCATTTGCACAAAATGTAATTATTGCTACTAATCCTCTTCCAGGTGAAACTATAGAAAAAAATACTAAGATAAGTATAGTATTAAATACTGGTGTTGAGGTTGACAAAACAATAACTGAAGTAATAGAACAAAAAGTTGAATCTAAAAAAATAGATAATAATATAGAAGAAATACTAAATCAAACTCTAAAAGAAGTAGAAAAAAAAGAAGAAAACAACGAACATAAATCAGAAGGTGAATAA